One region of Oncorhynchus mykiss isolate Arlee chromosome 8, USDA_OmykA_1.1, whole genome shotgun sequence genomic DNA includes:
- the LOC110530798 gene encoding epidermal growth factor receptor substrate 15-like 1 isoform X1: MAALMTLTQLSSGNPVYEVYYRQVDLGDTGTVGAADAAQFLKKSGLSDSTLGKIWDLADPDRKGFLDKRGFFIALRLVASAQGGNDISLNNLNQTLAAPKFRDTNTPLLSTSLSTPSSDSHWAVRSDEKRKFDGIFESLLPVNGLLSGDQVKPVLINSKLPMDVLGRIWDLGDVDKDGHLDREEFSVAMHLVYRAMEKEPVPSVLPSSLIPPSKRKKSAGALPGAVSVLPPLSALSGLSGLSRTASSPPLPGAVAALPGLSGLSRTANSPPLKDTLNSTPSHRSITSINSAGSLSPKPSFKAPSQSPAVVNWVVPVADRGRYNDIFLKTDTDMDGLVTGGEVMEIFMLSNLSKTMLAQIWGLADTKQTGKLSREQFSLAMWLIHQKVINGLDPPQTLTTEMIPPSERSTTSVLDSSSSTESADLTGIKELDDISQEIAQLQREKYTLEQDIRDKEEAIRQKNKEIQEMLEDLDQESGGLQDLEAQKQDAQQQLEEMDQQRNKLEGMLKDVHLKCQDQSTLISSLQTQIHSQESDLQSQENELSRTKSDLNKLQLEETQLEQNLLTGRMQLDSIIKSLKATQDEINQARSKLSQIQDSQQEVTKTIEQYNNALNGTHSQTHAGSMTNLADMSEVGFSVRENGEFGARNQEDSFKSRIAMFSSNKSTPEPLPAADPFQTEDPFKSDPFKDPFEADDPFKESDPFKGASSDFFKKTTDVFASADPFSRKPTPPIKPGGSLSGSRNLLTSHSPRPSPSPKPTDGFGTVDPFGGNAFGGKSGFADFSQMSKKKPINPVLPPKNTPNRPAPPYGLESVKSGSESEQLAWVKRETPPTGTGETEETPPTGTEGPGPVHRPQQG; the protein is encoded by the exons GTGGATCTGGGAGACACTGGGACAGTAGGAGCTGCAGATGCTGCTCAGTTCCTGAAGAAATCAGGCCTTTCAGACAGTACCTTAGGAAAA ATCTGGGATTTGGCCGATCCAGATAGGAAGGGCTTCTTGGACAAACGG GGTTTCTTTATAGCGTTGAGGTTGGTGGCCTCAGCTCAGGGCGGCAACGACATCAGTCTCAACAACCTCAATCAGACTCTAGCAGCACCCAAGTTT AGAGACACAAATACTCCGTTGCTCAGCACATCGCTGAGTACACCTTCATCTGATTCCCACTGGGCTGTAAGG TCTGATGAAAAAAGGAAGTTTGATGGCATCTTTGAAAGTCTTCTACCAGTCAACGGTCTTTTGTCTGGAGACCAAGTCAAACCTGTCCTGATCAACTCCAAACTACCCATGGATGTGTTAGGAAGG ATTTGGGACCTCGGTGACGTGGATAAAGATGGACACTTGGACAGAGAGGAGTTTTCAGTG GCCATGCACCTGGTGTACAGGGCTATGGAGAAGGAGCCTGTCCCTTCCGTcctaccctcctccctcatccctccatccaagAGGAAGAAGTCTGCGGGGGCTCTGCCTGGCGCCGTCTCCGTCCTGCCTCCCTTGTCTGCCCTCTCAGGCCTGTCTGGTCTGTCTCGGACAGCCAGCTCTCCTCCCCTGCCCGGCGCTGTAGCGGCTCTGCCTGGCTTGTCTGGTCTGTCTCGGACAGCAAACTCTCCTCCTCTCAAAGACACCCTAAACTCCACTCCATCTCACAGAAGCATCACCTCCATCAACAGCGCTGGCAGTCTCTCTCCTAAACCTTCGTTCAAAGCCCCCTCACAG TCACCTGCAGTAGTGAACTGGGTGGTCCCGGTGGCAGACAGAGGACGTTATAATGACATCTTCCTGAAGACGGACACAGACATGGACGGTCTTGTCACCGGAGGGGAAGTCATGGAGATCTTCATGCTGTCCAACCTTTCTAAGACCATGCTGGCACAGATCTG GGGTCTGGCTGACACCAAGCAGACAGGAAAGCTGTCCAGAGAGCAGTTCTCTTTGGCCATGTGGCTGATCCACCAGAAAGTCATCAACGGATTGGACCCTCCCCAGACCCTCACAACTGAAATGATACCCCCCTCTGAGAGGTCCACCACCTCTGTTCTT gacagcagcagttCTACAGAGTCAGCTGACCTGACAGGCATCAAAGAGCTggatgacatcagtcaggaaatcgCCCAGCTGCAGAG agAGAAGTATACTCTGGAGCAGGACATCAGGGACAAAGAGGAAGCCATCAGACAGAAGAACAAGGAAATTCAG GAGATGCTGGAGGACCTGGACCAGGAGAGCGGTGGTCTGCAGGACCTGGAGGCCCAGAAGCAGGATGCTCAGCAGCAGCTGGAGGAGATGGACCAGCAGAGGAACAAGCTGGAGGGCATGCTGAAAGACGTCCACCTGAAGTGTCAGGATCAGTCCACGCTG ATCTCATCCTTACAGACCCAGATCCACAGTCAGGAGTCTGACCTGCAGAGTCAGGAGAATGAGCTGAGTCGTACCAAGTCTGACCTGAACAAACTGCAGTTGGAGGAGACGCAGCTAGAGCAGAACCTACTGACCGGACGCATGCAGCTAGACTCCATCATCAAGTCACTCAAGGCCACCCAGGACGAGATCAACCAG GCTCGTAGTAAGCTTTCTCAGATCCAGGACAGTCAACAGGAGGTGACTAAGACTATAGAGCAATACAACAACGCTCTGAACGGAACCCACAGCCAGACTCATGCTGGCAGCATGACCAACCTGGCAGACATGAGCGAAGTAGGATTCTCAGTGAGGGAGAACGGAGAATTTGGCGCCAGG AATCAGGAGGACTCTTTCAAATCGAGGATAGCCATGTTCAGCAGCAACAAATCAACACCAGAACCCCTTCCAGCAGCAGACCCCTTCCAGACAGAGGACCCCTTCAAATCAGACCCCTTCAAAG ATCCATTTGAAGCCGATGATCCTTTCAAAGAGAGTGATCCATTCAAGGGTGCTTCCTCAGACTTCTTCAAGAAAACGACCGATGTGTTTGCCTCAGCAGATCCCTTCAGTAGAAAACCTACTCCCCCCATCAAG cctgGTGGCAGTCTGTCGGGTAGCAGGAATCTCTTAACCTCCCACAGCCCccggcccagccccagccccaagcCTACAG aTGGCTTCGGAACAGTGGACCCTTTCGGTGGCAATGCTTTTGGAGGAAAGAGTGGATTCGCAGACTTCAGTCAAATGTCTAAAAAG AAACCAATCAACCCTGTGCTACCACCTAAGAACACACCTAACAGGCCTGCGCCTCCTtatg
- the LOC110530798 gene encoding epidermal growth factor receptor substrate 15-like 1 isoform X2 has product MAALMTLTQLSSGNPVYEVYYRQVDLGDTGTVGAADAAQFLKKSGLSDSTLGKIWDLADPDRKGFLDKRGFFIALRLVASAQGGNDISLNNLNQTLAAPKFRDTNTPLLSTSLSTPSSDSHWAVRSDEKRKFDGIFESLLPVNGLLSGDQVKPVLINSKLPMDVLGRIWDLGDVDKDGHLDREEFSVAMHLVYRAMEKEPVPSVLPSSLIPPSKRKKSAGALPGAVSVLPPLSALSGLSGLSRTASSPPLPGAVAALPGLSGLSRTANSPPLKDTLNSTPSHRSITSINSAGSLSPKPSFKAPSQSPAVVNWVVPVADRGRYNDIFLKTDTDMDGLVTGGEVMEIFMLSNLSKTMLAQIWGLADTKQTGKLSREQFSLAMWLIHQKVINGLDPPQTLTTEMIPPSERSTTSVLDSSSSTESADLTGIKELDDISQEIAQLQREKYTLEQDIRDKEEAIRQKNKEIQEMLEDLDQESGGLQDLEAQKQDAQQQLEEMDQQRNKLEGMLKDVHLKCQDQSTLISSLQTQIHSQESDLQSQENELSRTKSDLNKLQLEETQLEQNLLTGRMQLDSIIKSLKATQDEINQARSKLSQIQDSQQEVTKTIEQYNNALNGTHSQTHAGSMTNLADMSEVGFSVRENGEFGARNQEDSFKSRIAMFSSNKSTPEPLPAADPFQTEDPFKSDPFKDPFEADDPFKESDPFKGASSDFFKKTTDVFASADPFSRKPTPPIKPGGSLSGSRNLLTSHSPRPSPSPKPTDGFGTVDPFGGNAFGGKSGFADFSQMSKKKPINPVLPPKNTPNRPAPPYVRK; this is encoded by the exons GTGGATCTGGGAGACACTGGGACAGTAGGAGCTGCAGATGCTGCTCAGTTCCTGAAGAAATCAGGCCTTTCAGACAGTACCTTAGGAAAA ATCTGGGATTTGGCCGATCCAGATAGGAAGGGCTTCTTGGACAAACGG GGTTTCTTTATAGCGTTGAGGTTGGTGGCCTCAGCTCAGGGCGGCAACGACATCAGTCTCAACAACCTCAATCAGACTCTAGCAGCACCCAAGTTT AGAGACACAAATACTCCGTTGCTCAGCACATCGCTGAGTACACCTTCATCTGATTCCCACTGGGCTGTAAGG TCTGATGAAAAAAGGAAGTTTGATGGCATCTTTGAAAGTCTTCTACCAGTCAACGGTCTTTTGTCTGGAGACCAAGTCAAACCTGTCCTGATCAACTCCAAACTACCCATGGATGTGTTAGGAAGG ATTTGGGACCTCGGTGACGTGGATAAAGATGGACACTTGGACAGAGAGGAGTTTTCAGTG GCCATGCACCTGGTGTACAGGGCTATGGAGAAGGAGCCTGTCCCTTCCGTcctaccctcctccctcatccctccatccaagAGGAAGAAGTCTGCGGGGGCTCTGCCTGGCGCCGTCTCCGTCCTGCCTCCCTTGTCTGCCCTCTCAGGCCTGTCTGGTCTGTCTCGGACAGCCAGCTCTCCTCCCCTGCCCGGCGCTGTAGCGGCTCTGCCTGGCTTGTCTGGTCTGTCTCGGACAGCAAACTCTCCTCCTCTCAAAGACACCCTAAACTCCACTCCATCTCACAGAAGCATCACCTCCATCAACAGCGCTGGCAGTCTCTCTCCTAAACCTTCGTTCAAAGCCCCCTCACAG TCACCTGCAGTAGTGAACTGGGTGGTCCCGGTGGCAGACAGAGGACGTTATAATGACATCTTCCTGAAGACGGACACAGACATGGACGGTCTTGTCACCGGAGGGGAAGTCATGGAGATCTTCATGCTGTCCAACCTTTCTAAGACCATGCTGGCACAGATCTG GGGTCTGGCTGACACCAAGCAGACAGGAAAGCTGTCCAGAGAGCAGTTCTCTTTGGCCATGTGGCTGATCCACCAGAAAGTCATCAACGGATTGGACCCTCCCCAGACCCTCACAACTGAAATGATACCCCCCTCTGAGAGGTCCACCACCTCTGTTCTT gacagcagcagttCTACAGAGTCAGCTGACCTGACAGGCATCAAAGAGCTggatgacatcagtcaggaaatcgCCCAGCTGCAGAG agAGAAGTATACTCTGGAGCAGGACATCAGGGACAAAGAGGAAGCCATCAGACAGAAGAACAAGGAAATTCAG GAGATGCTGGAGGACCTGGACCAGGAGAGCGGTGGTCTGCAGGACCTGGAGGCCCAGAAGCAGGATGCTCAGCAGCAGCTGGAGGAGATGGACCAGCAGAGGAACAAGCTGGAGGGCATGCTGAAAGACGTCCACCTGAAGTGTCAGGATCAGTCCACGCTG ATCTCATCCTTACAGACCCAGATCCACAGTCAGGAGTCTGACCTGCAGAGTCAGGAGAATGAGCTGAGTCGTACCAAGTCTGACCTGAACAAACTGCAGTTGGAGGAGACGCAGCTAGAGCAGAACCTACTGACCGGACGCATGCAGCTAGACTCCATCATCAAGTCACTCAAGGCCACCCAGGACGAGATCAACCAG GCTCGTAGTAAGCTTTCTCAGATCCAGGACAGTCAACAGGAGGTGACTAAGACTATAGAGCAATACAACAACGCTCTGAACGGAACCCACAGCCAGACTCATGCTGGCAGCATGACCAACCTGGCAGACATGAGCGAAGTAGGATTCTCAGTGAGGGAGAACGGAGAATTTGGCGCCAGG AATCAGGAGGACTCTTTCAAATCGAGGATAGCCATGTTCAGCAGCAACAAATCAACACCAGAACCCCTTCCAGCAGCAGACCCCTTCCAGACAGAGGACCCCTTCAAATCAGACCCCTTCAAAG ATCCATTTGAAGCCGATGATCCTTTCAAAGAGAGTGATCCATTCAAGGGTGCTTCCTCAGACTTCTTCAAGAAAACGACCGATGTGTTTGCCTCAGCAGATCCCTTCAGTAGAAAACCTACTCCCCCCATCAAG cctgGTGGCAGTCTGTCGGGTAGCAGGAATCTCTTAACCTCCCACAGCCCccggcccagccccagccccaagcCTACAG aTGGCTTCGGAACAGTGGACCCTTTCGGTGGCAATGCTTTTGGAGGAAAGAGTGGATTCGCAGACTTCAGTCAAATGTCTAAAAAG AAACCAATCAACCCTGTGCTACCACCTAAGAACACACCTAACAGGCCTGCGCCTCCTtatg